One genomic window of Candidatus Zixiibacteriota bacterium includes the following:
- a CDS encoding DNRLRE domain-containing protein: MQCCSRSTKIGLLVLVSFLFLPGLTMQVHATTYRLLSVADADVSIKYPNTNDGGGIALLVGYDVNNGRLRSFLKFDLSVIPSGEAPYITDARLKIYNAGSNPNQSSYILLVSAAWDEYTITWNNQPSASVVLGQSTLLPGWSDIQVDAPNFYDIKNWVTGSQSNNGFEIRPITEYTTGIAELRSRQSSSFPETLVVVTTPPQNVTFSVISVPENGVYVFVTPSDADGKSGGYTPATFRYSQGASVRIAASNPALGRTFLGWWDVCNLLTMDQWIDISASQGATYVAEYTKDVPIVSCTPQCGYVSINWNTVTGATGYTLYRDGGTLGTFSPPYNDYSGGSHCYQVDAQYGCYYNSSKSSQSCCSPLPPPIPPVITGPASGCTNVQYCISWGAVAGATSYEIQENGGGWTDIGNVTQRCYTKASGGSYCYYVRAKNSCGQSNSSNQHCVTVDPVPLPPFITGPASGCTNVQYCISWGAVAGATSYEIQENGGGWTDIGNVTQRCYTKASGGSYCYYVLAKNSCGASNLSNQICVTIITIPANPNPGSMIPSSGAHGPVVLSFIWQCVSQASGYSLQIDTSASSFLHLWKDTTISSCSVQLTVPGGDLWWRVRSFNACGPSGWSGPNTYTDISDIYTGKLPEDFALFQNHPNPFNPATTIGFAVPQRSHVTVAVYNLLGAEIARLVDHEFSPGTYQVVWNGRSKDGQSVSTGIYLYRIVAGEFSETRKMLLLK; the protein is encoded by the coding sequence ATGCAATGTTGTTCACGTTCGACCAAAATTGGTCTCTTGGTTCTTGTAAGTTTCCTGTTTTTGCCTGGATTGACAATGCAGGTGCACGCGACAACTTACAGGCTTTTGTCGGTCGCTGACGCCGATGTTTCCATCAAATACCCCAATACCAATGATGGTGGTGGTATCGCCCTTCTTGTGGGCTACGATGTCAATAATGGTCGGCTGCGATCGTTCTTAAAATTCGATCTGTCAGTAATTCCTTCAGGAGAAGCACCATATATAACAGATGCCAGATTGAAGATTTACAATGCAGGGTCGAATCCCAACCAGTCATCCTATATTCTCTTGGTCTCGGCTGCGTGGGACGAATATACCATAACCTGGAATAATCAGCCTAGCGCTTCCGTAGTACTCGGCCAGTCAACGCTTTTACCGGGATGGAGCGACATACAAGTCGACGCGCCAAACTTCTATGACATCAAGAACTGGGTAACTGGTAGCCAAAGCAACAATGGCTTCGAGATTAGACCGATAACCGAATATACCACGGGCATCGCCGAGTTGAGATCAAGGCAATCGTCATCATTCCCAGAGACATTGGTTGTGGTGACTACTCCTCCCCAAAATGTTACTTTTAGTGTAATCAGTGTACCAGAGAATGGCGTGTACGTCTTCGTAACTCCATCCGACGCTGATGGAAAATCCGGCGGTTACACACCTGCCACTTTTCGCTATAGCCAAGGTGCATCGGTCAGGATAGCAGCTTCAAACCCCGCCTTGGGAAGGACGTTTCTAGGTTGGTGGGATGTCTGTAACCTCCTTACCATGGACCAGTGGATCGATATCTCTGCGAGTCAGGGAGCCACGTATGTTGCGGAATATACAAAAGATGTTCCCATAGTCAGTTGTACTCCGCAATGTGGTTATGTGAGCATTAATTGGAATACGGTCACCGGAGCGACTGGCTATACCCTCTACCGGGACGGCGGAACCTTAGGTACATTCAGTCCGCCATACAATGACTACTCCGGCGGGTCGCACTGCTATCAGGTTGATGCTCAATACGGCTGTTACTACAATTCCAGCAAATCGTCGCAGTCATGTTGTTCCCCCTTGCCCCCTCCTATTCCGCCGGTCATCACGGGGCCTGCGTCCGGGTGTACGAATGTTCAGTATTGTATATCGTGGGGTGCGGTTGCGGGTGCGACCAGTTACGAGATTCAGGAGAATGGTGGAGGCTGGACGGACATTGGTAACGTAACGCAGCGATGCTATACTAAGGCCTCAGGGGGATCTTATTGCTACTATGTTCGGGCGAAAAACAGCTGTGGACAAAGTAATTCCAGTAACCAGCATTGCGTGACGGTGGATCCTGTTCCTCTGCCACCGTTCATTACGGGGCCTGCGTCCGGGTGTACGAATGTTCAGTATTGTATATCGTGGGGTGCGGTTGCGGGTGCGACCAGTTACGAGATTCAGGAGAATGGTGGCGGCTGGACGGACATTGGTAACGTAACGCAGCGATGCTATACTAAGGCCTCAGGGGGATCTTACTGCTACTATGTTCTGGCGAAAAACAGCTGTGGGGCAAGCAACCTCAGCAACCAGATTTGCGTGACGATCATCACGATTCCGGCAAATCCGAATCCCGGAAGCATGATTCCAAGCAGTGGCGCACACGGTCCTGTCGTCTTATCGTTCATCTGGCAGTGTGTCTCACAAGCCTCTGGTTACAGTCTCCAGATAGATACTAGTGCTTCAAGCTTTCTGCACTTGTGGAAGGACACAACTATCAGCTCTTGCAGCGTACAACTCACTGTGCCAGGCGGCGATTTGTGGTGGCGTGTTAGATCCTTCAACGCTTGTGGCCCCAGTGGCTGGTCGGGCCCGAACACCTACACAGACATATCTGATATATACACCGGCAAATTGCCTGAGGATTTCGCACTGTTTCAGAACCATCCAAATCCGTTCAACCCGGCCACAACAATTGGATTCGCTGTTCCCCAAAGATCTCATGTCACCGTTGCAGTTTATAACCTGCTGGGTGCCGAAATAGCCAGATTGGTTGACCATGAGTTTTCGCCCGGTACTTATCAAGTTGTTTGGAACGGTCGAAGCAAGGACGGTCAGTCGGTCTCAACAGGCATCTATCTTTATAGAATTGTAGCGGGTGAATTTTCTGAGACCCGCAAAATGCTGCTTCTAAAATAG
- the pckA gene encoding phosphoenolpyruvate carboxykinase (ATP) — translation MSHYILDIKSPALSQAKDLKSDFGLENLGFRNLNNVYWNLPTEALYEEAIFRGEGKISLMGPFIVNTGKHTARAANDKFIVREPNSEGNIWWGQYNRPFNFDKFNGVFQRLQGYMQGRDLFVQDCYGGADPNYRLPVRIITELAWHSHFARNMFIQPATNDELKRFVPEFTVISVPSFQGLPEIDGTLSPTFILLSFDQKICIIGGSGYGGEIKKSVFTLLNYLLPLDGIMTMHCSANMGKDGETALFFGLSGTGKTTLSADPNRQLIGDDEHGWSDEGVFNFENGCYAKVIELSPTAEPQIYACTRKFGTILENVIFDPVTRLLDLDDDTRTENTRASYPLSFIDNAVPSKMGGHPKNILMLTCDASGVMPPIARLTPDQAMYHFISGYTAKVAGTEIGLGKEPEITFSACFGAPFMVHHPYYYAEMLKNKILKHEVNCWLVNTGWTGGPYGIGKRMSIHHTRALLNAALDGKLLNVEFYTDPIFGFQVPKSCEGVPEKVLNPINTWDDRASYKDKYLQLGALFIENFKKFRDGCPPEIVEAGPKKKDFPI, via the coding sequence ATGAGTCACTACATACTTGATATAAAGTCTCCGGCGCTGTCTCAGGCCAAAGACCTCAAGAGTGATTTCGGCCTGGAAAACCTCGGCTTTCGAAATCTGAATAATGTCTACTGGAATCTTCCCACCGAAGCTCTTTATGAAGAAGCGATATTCCGGGGCGAGGGGAAAATTTCATTGATGGGGCCGTTCATTGTCAACACCGGGAAACATACGGCTCGCGCCGCCAACGACAAATTTATAGTGCGGGAGCCTAACAGCGAGGGGAATATCTGGTGGGGACAGTACAACCGTCCTTTCAACTTCGACAAATTCAACGGCGTCTTTCAGCGCCTGCAGGGGTACATGCAGGGGCGCGACCTCTTTGTGCAGGACTGCTACGGCGGCGCCGACCCGAACTATCGTCTGCCGGTGCGGATTATCACCGAACTGGCCTGGCATTCGCATTTCGCGCGGAATATGTTCATTCAGCCGGCCACCAATGATGAGCTGAAGAGGTTTGTACCGGAATTTACCGTGATATCGGTGCCATCATTCCAAGGGTTGCCTGAAATCGACGGCACCCTCTCCCCCACTTTTATTCTCCTCAGTTTCGACCAGAAAATCTGCATTATCGGTGGTTCCGGTTACGGCGGCGAAATCAAGAAATCGGTTTTTACCCTTCTAAACTACCTGCTGCCGCTGGATGGAATTATGACCATGCACTGCTCGGCCAATATGGGAAAAGACGGCGAAACGGCGCTCTTCTTCGGCCTTTCCGGAACCGGCAAGACCACTCTCTCGGCGGACCCGAATCGGCAGTTGATCGGTGATGACGAGCATGGCTGGAGCGATGAAGGGGTATTCAATTTTGAGAACGGCTGTTACGCCAAGGTAATCGAGCTTTCGCCGACGGCGGAACCGCAGATTTATGCCTGCACCCGGAAATTCGGGACAATTCTGGAAAATGTGATTTTCGACCCGGTGACAAGGCTTCTCGACCTGGATGACGACACCCGCACCGAAAACACAAGGGCTTCGTATCCCCTGAGTTTTATCGACAATGCGGTTCCGAGCAAAATGGGGGGACACCCCAAGAATATCCTGATGCTCACCTGCGATGCCTCGGGCGTGATGCCGCCGATCGCCAGGCTGACGCCGGATCAGGCGATGTACCATTTCATTTCCGGATATACCGCCAAGGTGGCGGGCACCGAAATCGGTCTGGGAAAGGAGCCGGAAATAACTTTCAGCGCCTGTTTCGGCGCGCCATTCATGGTGCACCACCCTTACTATTATGCCGAGATGCTTAAGAACAAGATTCTCAAACACGAAGTGAATTGCTGGCTGGTGAATACCGGCTGGACCGGTGGGCCATATGGAATCGGCAAGCGGATGAGTATCCACCATACCCGGGCGCTTCTGAATGCCGCACTGGACGGCAAGCTTCTGAATGTGGAATTCTATACCGATCCGATTTTTGGTTTCCAGGTTCCCAAGAGTTGCGAGGGAGTGCCGGAAAAGGTGCTTAATCCGATCAACACCTGGGATGACCGCGCCTCATACAAGGATAAATATCTCCAGTTGGGGGCGCTGTTTATCGAGAATTTCAAGAAGTTCCGTGATGGCTGCCCGCCCGAGATTGTCGAGGCCGGCCCAAAGAAGAAGGATTTTCCGATTTAA
- a CDS encoding pyridoxal phosphate-dependent aminotransferase has translation MTISKLAREIKESPTLKMNEAAGKLRDRGEPVIHLGAGEPKSKVPLDAILSAAAKLTTADIRYTPTEGISSLTKAVVRYTEENYGKAVTTKNVIISNGAKHAIYNLMVTLLDPQDEVIILAPYWVSYPEIVKMCYGIPVVVNPEDGRFFPSIDDIIESTSSYTKAIIVNSPNNPSGAIYPAELIAQIVEFCEKKGIYLIMDDIYHKLVFDKKTAVSCYKFAKDQTDSSKLIVVNGVSKMYAMTGFRIGWTVANTKIIGAMINVQAQNMSCPSVVLQEAAAGALNVVQSSVESLRLTLENHRNVMLNELRAFTGIRTIPPDGTFYCLPDFRAYSKDSVALSKMLLEKALVVTVPGKEFGMEGHLRLSYCGSMKEITQGIARIKWALDPDSPNEIFIGDRKYRRNWK, from the coding sequence ATGACCATCAGTAAACTTGCGCGTGAAATCAAAGAATCGCCGACTTTAAAAATGAATGAAGCGGCGGGAAAACTTCGGGACCGCGGCGAACCGGTGATTCATCTCGGGGCCGGGGAGCCGAAAAGCAAGGTGCCTCTCGATGCCATCCTGAGCGCCGCCGCCAAACTGACCACCGCCGATATCCGTTATACCCCGACCGAGGGGATTTCCTCTCTTACGAAAGCAGTGGTACGGTACACCGAGGAAAACTACGGAAAAGCGGTCACCACCAAGAATGTTATTATCTCCAATGGCGCCAAGCATGCCATTTACAATCTCATGGTGACTCTGCTGGACCCGCAGGACGAGGTGATAATTCTCGCTCCGTACTGGGTCAGCTACCCGGAAATTGTCAAGATGTGCTATGGTATTCCGGTGGTTGTCAATCCCGAGGACGGCCGATTCTTTCCCTCGATAGACGATATTATCGAGTCGACCAGTTCCTATACCAAGGCGATAATTGTCAACAGTCCCAATAATCCCTCGGGCGCCATTTATCCTGCGGAGCTGATCGCCCAGATTGTCGAGTTCTGCGAGAAAAAGGGCATTTACCTGATCATGGATGATATCTATCACAAGCTGGTTTTTGACAAGAAGACCGCTGTCTCATGCTATAAATTTGCCAAAGACCAGACCGATTCCTCCAAACTGATTGTGGTCAACGGCGTGTCCAAGATGTATGCCATGACGGGGTTCCGGATCGGCTGGACGGTGGCCAACACCAAGATAATCGGAGCCATGATAAATGTTCAGGCGCAGAATATGTCCTGCCCCTCGGTGGTGCTTCAGGAGGCGGCCGCCGGCGCTCTCAACGTGGTACAGAGCAGTGTTGAAAGCCTGCGTCTCACACTCGAAAACCACCGTAATGTGATGCTCAACGAACTGCGGGCTTTCACCGGCATCAGGACTATCCCGCCCGACGGTACTTTCTATTGTCTTCCGGATTTCCGGGCGTATAGCAAAGACTCAGTGGCGCTTTCGAAGATGCTGTTGGAGAAGGCGCTGGTGGTAACGGTTCCGGGCAAAGAGTTCGGTATGGAGGGTCACCTTCGCCTGAGCTATTGCGGCAGCATGAAGGAGATAACCCAGGGCATCGCCCGTATCAAATGGGCGCTCGACCCCGATTCACCCAATGAGATTTTCATTGGCGACAGAAAATACAGGAGAAACTGGAAATGA
- the pta gene encoding phosphate acetyltransferase — MLSEIGGGKNILDIIKEKARAKSRRVVLPEGTEPRVVKAAKAIVEQKIAGVTLLGNKDEIARLAKAEGLNLELVRVIDPKNSELLPSFAAEFYELRKAKGISEREAEETMKNYLFFGAMMVRRDMADGSVAGSINTTGDVLRAGIQVIGLAPGIKTVSGAFMMTVPKYRDTINKIFMYADSAVVPNPDPEQLASIAVSTAQTMKNLVGEEPKVALLSFSTKGSAKHEDVDKVLAALEILKRNYPDLKVDGEFQVDAAIVPEVAKSKAPGSVIAGDANVLIFPDLDAGNIAYKLTQRLANAMATGPIIQGLAKPSNDLSRGCTAQDIVDVTAIAMLMKG; from the coding sequence ATGTTGTCTGAAATTGGAGGGGGCAAGAATATTCTTGATATAATCAAGGAAAAGGCGCGGGCCAAGAGCAGAAGGGTGGTGCTTCCGGAGGGGACCGAGCCGCGGGTGGTAAAAGCGGCCAAAGCGATTGTGGAACAGAAAATCGCGGGGGTGACCCTTCTGGGTAACAAAGATGAGATCGCCCGGCTGGCCAAAGCCGAAGGGTTGAATCTCGAACTGGTGCGGGTGATCGACCCGAAAAATTCGGAGCTTCTCCCCTCTTTTGCCGCCGAGTTTTATGAACTTCGCAAGGCCAAAGGGATAAGCGAGAGAGAAGCCGAAGAGACGATGAAGAATTACCTGTTTTTCGGCGCCATGATGGTGCGCCGCGACATGGCCGACGGCTCGGTGGCCGGTTCGATCAACACTACCGGCGATGTTCTTCGCGCGGGTATTCAGGTGATTGGTCTGGCGCCGGGGATAAAGACGGTCTCGGGGGCGTTCATGATGACGGTGCCGAAATATCGTGACACGATAAATAAAATATTCATGTATGCCGATTCGGCGGTAGTGCCGAATCCCGACCCGGAGCAGCTGGCCTCAATCGCGGTTTCGACGGCACAGACGATGAAGAATCTGGTCGGCGAGGAGCCGAAAGTGGCGCTGTTGTCGTTTTCGACCAAGGGTTCGGCGAAGCATGAGGATGTCGATAAAGTTCTGGCGGCATTGGAAATTCTGAAAAGGAACTATCCCGATTTGAAAGTGGACGGCGAGTTTCAGGTTGATGCCGCCATCGTGCCGGAGGTGGCCAAATCGAAGGCCCCCGGTTCGGTTATTGCCGGTGATGCCAATGTTCTTATTTTCCCGGATCTCGATGCCGGCAATATTGCCTACAAGCTAACACAGCGGCTGGCCAATGCCATGGCCACCGGGCCGATCATTCAGGGTCTGGCCAAACCATCCAACGACCTGTCCCGCGGTTGTACGGCACAGGATATTGTCGATGTGACCGCTATTGCGATGCTAATGAAAGGATGA
- a CDS encoding M2 family metallopeptidase, which yields MRITALLAIITILFGFAALTPATDSQITEQDFRSFLKDYETKVIPLSRESSLSSYNASISGNAADYEKSAQIQITLGKIYSDTAAFARIKAFRESGQITDPLLKRQLDILYLSYLGSQIDTKTLEELVNRGTAIEQKFNTFRVKVGAQTLSDNEVDSILRHSTNSAELEETWKASKLVGREVAAELLELVKLRNRAAQKLGFKNYYEMQITLSEQDPAEIAALFDQLDTLTRAPFVIFKGQIDSVLAALYNVPKSQLQPWHYQNRFFQEAPAIYNVNIDAFYQGRDPIAIVRSYFAGIGLPVDSILAHSDLYERPGKYQHAVSYDIDRSGDVRIICNVRPDYSWTGTLLHELGHAVYDYYGDHQGPWLLRGAAHSLTTEAMANFFGRLPANPRWLKQVVGVPAAEVDRVAGDIVRMHRLEQLVFCRWTLVMVLFERALYENPDQNLNKLWWDLVQKYQGLTCPAGRDEPDWASKIHIALYPVYYHDYLMGELLASQLAETIGHKVLNSPDPFDESYAGDPRIGKFLVDNIFLAGARYPWNDMIQRATGEKLTSVYYVREFIENK from the coding sequence ATGAGGATAACAGCGCTATTGGCCATAATAACAATTCTATTCGGCTTTGCCGCCCTGACCCCGGCCACAGATTCACAAATCACCGAGCAGGATTTCCGCTCTTTCCTGAAGGACTATGAGACCAAAGTAATCCCGCTCAGCCGCGAAAGCAGCCTTTCCTCATATAATGCCTCAATCTCGGGTAACGCCGCCGACTACGAAAAATCGGCGCAGATACAAATCACCCTCGGCAAGATTTATTCCGACACCGCCGCCTTTGCCAGAATCAAGGCCTTCCGGGAATCAGGGCAGATCACCGACCCGCTTCTCAAACGCCAGTTAGACATTCTGTACCTCTCTTATCTCGGAAGTCAGATCGATACAAAAACCCTTGAGGAACTGGTCAACCGCGGGACTGCCATCGAGCAGAAATTCAACACCTTCCGCGTCAAAGTCGGCGCACAAACCTTAAGCGATAATGAGGTCGACTCCATTCTCAGGCACTCAACCAATTCGGCCGAACTCGAGGAGACCTGGAAAGCCAGCAAGCTGGTCGGCCGTGAAGTAGCCGCGGAGCTGCTGGAATTGGTCAAACTTCGCAACCGGGCGGCGCAAAAATTGGGCTTCAAGAATTATTACGAGATGCAGATTACGCTCAGCGAGCAGGACCCGGCCGAAATCGCCGCCCTATTTGACCAGCTCGACACCCTAACCCGCGCACCGTTTGTGATTTTCAAAGGTCAGATCGATTCCGTGCTGGCCGCTCTATACAACGTGCCCAAGAGTCAATTGCAGCCCTGGCACTACCAAAACCGGTTTTTCCAGGAAGCTCCCGCGATATACAACGTGAATATTGATGCCTTCTATCAAGGCAGAGACCCCATAGCCATCGTCCGCAGCTACTTTGCCGGAATCGGTCTCCCGGTGGACAGTATCCTGGCGCACAGCGATCTGTACGAACGCCCCGGTAAGTACCAGCACGCCGTCAGCTATGACATCGACCGCTCCGGTGATGTTCGTATCATCTGCAATGTCCGCCCCGATTATTCCTGGACCGGCACTCTTCTCCACGAATTGGGGCACGCCGTATACGATTATTACGGCGATCATCAGGGGCCGTGGCTTTTGCGCGGTGCCGCCCACAGCCTCACCACCGAAGCAATGGCCAATTTCTTTGGCCGATTGCCCGCCAATCCGCGGTGGCTGAAACAGGTGGTCGGAGTGCCGGCAGCCGAGGTCGACAGAGTAGCCGGCGATATTGTACGGATGCATCGTCTGGAACAGTTGGTTTTCTGCCGCTGGACTCTGGTGATGGTGCTGTTCGAGCGCGCCCTCTATGAAAATCCCGACCAGAATCTGAATAAGCTCTGGTGGGACCTGGTGCAGAAATATCAGGGGTTGACCTGCCCGGCGGGGCGTGATGAGCCCGATTGGGCCTCCAAAATCCATATCGCACTTTATCCGGTCTATTATCACGACTACCTGATGGGCGAACTGCTCGCCTCCCAGCTGGCCGAAACGATCGGCCATAAGGTACTGAATTCACCTGACCCCTTTGATGAATCCTATGCCGGCGATCCTCGAATCGGGAAATTTCTGGTGGACAACATCTTTCTTGCAGGCGCGCGCTATCCCTGGAACGATATGATTCAGCGGGCGACCGGCGAAAAACTCACTTCGGTTTATTACGTAAGAGAATTTATCGAAAATAAATAG
- the prfB gene encoding peptide chain release factor 2 (programmed frameshift), producing MINDVKETISDLKTRLSKLGGFFDLEGRREKINKLEQLTSAQDFWSDNQKAQAILKEISEHKKWMERVGRYNAELSDLDELFSLTNGDENSPDVVEIKHSLDQMVGEMEKLELTTLLSGPDDARNAILTIHPGAGGTESQDWADMLFRMYNRWCEMKGFKVSLLDYLSGEEAGLKSATIEITGEYAFGYLKAESGVHRLVRISPFDANSRRHTSFVSVYVYPEVEDTVAIEIKDDDIRLDTYRSSGAGGQHVNKTSSAVRITHFPTGIVVQCQNERSQLKNREVAFRILRSRLYQMQLEEKKKKRAEVEKTKKKIEWGSQIRSYVFHPYNMVKDHRTDVETSNVQAVMDGNIDMFIEAFLANPDLNET from the exons ATGATAAACGACGTAAAAGAGACCATATCTGATTTAAAGACACGACTTTCCAAACTA GGAGGTTTCTTTGACCTGGAAGGACGTCGTGAAAAAATTAACAAATTGGAACAGCTGACATCCGCCCAGGATTTTTGGAGCGATAATCAAAAGGCTCAGGCGATCCTGAAGGAAATATCCGAGCACAAAAAATGGATGGAGAGGGTCGGGCGCTATAATGCGGAATTATCCGACCTCGATGAGCTGTTTTCGCTTACCAACGGCGATGAAAACTCGCCCGATGTGGTGGAAATAAAGCATTCGCTCGACCAGATGGTCGGCGAAATGGAGAAGCTGGAATTGACCACGCTTCTTTCCGGCCCGGATGACGCCCGCAACGCCATTTTGACGATCCATCCCGGCGCCGGCGGCACCGAATCGCAGGACTGGGCCGATATGCTGTTCCGGATGTATAACCGCTGGTGTGAAATGAAAGGGTTTAAGGTCTCACTGCTGGATTATCTTTCGGGAGAAGAGGCGGGGCTCAAATCGGCCACGATCGAAATCACCGGCGAATATGCGTTCGGGTATCTCAAAGCGGAATCGGGGGTGCATCGGCTGGTGCGCATCTCCCCTTTTGACGCCAACAGCCGGCGGCACACCTCGTTTGTTTCGGTCTATGTTTATCCCGAGGTGGAGGATACGGTCGCGATTGAAATCAAGGATGATGATATCCGGCTGGATACCTATCGTTCCTCGGGCGCGGGGGGACAGCATGTCAACAAGACCTCCTCGGCGGTGCGGATCACCCATTTCCCGACCGGCATTGTCGTTCAGTGCCAGAACGAGCGCAGCCAGCTAAAAAACCGCGAGGTGGCGTTTCGTATCCTGCGGTCGCGGCTGTATCAGATGCAGCTTGAGGAGAAGAAGAAAAAGCGGGCGGAGGTGGAAAAAACCAAAAAGAAAATTGAATGGGGCAGCCAGATACGGAGTTATGTGTTCCATCCCTACAACATGGTGAAAGACCATCGCACCGATGTGGAGACCTCGAACGTGCAGGCGGTGATGGATGGGAATATCGATATGTTTATCGAGGCGTTTCTGGCCAATCCCGATTTGAATGAGACATAA
- a CDS encoding prohibitin family protein, which yields MTQSKSIVLLLLSVSLLALAGCGTQVPSGHRAVFYSTFGSGTEFGRIYGEGFTFHLPWNKMFVYRTQIQEQKEDLTVLSSDGASIKMEVSILYYPEPTKLDSLQVTVGEGYYSDIVAPNIRGIARAVAGRYKPEEIYSTKREQVAREIIDELKASVAKKWIVIENVLIRNVQIPEKISDAINFKLTADQETQRMQFTIEKERLEADRKRIEAQGIADFQKIVSAGLTSSYLKWKGIEATEHLATSTNSKIVIVGNSSNSMPVILSADK from the coding sequence ATGACACAGAGCAAAAGCATCGTTCTGCTGTTACTTTCGGTATCGTTATTGGCGCTGGCCGGCTGCGGAACCCAGGTTCCCTCGGGACATCGCGCCGTTTTCTACAGCACTTTTGGATCCGGCACGGAGTTCGGACGGATCTATGGCGAAGGCTTCACTTTCCACCTGCCGTGGAACAAGATGTTCGTATACCGCACTCAGATTCAGGAGCAGAAGGAAGACCTTACGGTTCTGTCGTCCGACGGCGCTTCGATCAAAATGGAAGTCTCGATTCTCTATTACCCGGAACCGACAAAGCTCGATTCGCTTCAGGTTACGGTGGGAGAAGGCTACTACTCGGATATCGTAGCGCCCAATATCAGAGGTATCGCCAGGGCTGTCGCCGGTCGCTACAAGCCCGAGGAGATCTATTCCACGAAGCGCGAACAGGTGGCCAGGGAGATTATTGACGAACTGAAGGCATCGGTGGCCAAGAAGTGGATTGTCATCGAAAATGTACTGATTCGCAACGTGCAGATACCGGAAAAGATTTCCGATGCGATCAATTTCAAGCTGACCGCCGATCAGGAGACTCAGCGGATGCAGTTTACCATCGAGAAGGAGCGACTCGAGGCTGACCGCAAGCGGATCGAAGCACAGGGTATTGCCGACTTTCAGAAAATTGTCTCGGCCGGGCTGACATCGTCGTATCTGAAGTGGAAGGGAATCGAGGCCACCGAGCATCTGGCGACCTCGACCAACTCGAAGATCGTGATAGTCGGCAACTCGTCCAATTCCATGCCGGTAATTCTGAGCGCCGACAAGTGA
- a CDS encoding zinc ribbon domain-containing protein: MPTYQYKCSKCEYEFEEFQKMTDPPVESCPKCMGKTRRMVTGGAGFLFRGSGFYITDHRSDAYKESRKKEGGEIITVKPTETKKEKTEAGPKSGD, translated from the coding sequence ATGCCGACTTACCAGTATAAATGCTCCAAGTGCGAATATGAATTTGAAGAGTTTCAGAAGATGACCGACCCGCCTGTGGAAAGCTGCCCCAAATGCATGGGCAAAACCCGCCGGATGGTTACCGGCGGCGCGGGATTTCTTTTTAGAGGCTCGGGATTCTATATCACCGATCATCGTTCCGATGCATACAAGGAATCGAGAAAAAAAGAGGGTGGCGAAATAATTACGGTTAAGCCGACCGAAACTAAGAAAGAAAAGACCGAAGCAGGCCCCAAGAGTGGCGACTGA
- a CDS encoding heme exporter protein CcmB, with the protein MPRNSVSWVAKVIAVTRKDIVSEFRTRYALNAILMFALVTLTVISFAVGALEPSKEIMAALFWIILFFAAMSGLAQVFIKEEESGTAMILKLSSEGAVIFFGKLFFNLILLSILAVLIIPLFIVLLKTSPANWGIFLTGVILGIIGLSGATTIIAAIVSKATVKGALFTVLSFPVLMPLLVAVIEITKVAFLGGGYKEVWPPMQLIITYDVVMITLSLLLFDFVWRQ; encoded by the coding sequence TTGCCGAGAAACTCTGTCAGCTGGGTGGCTAAAGTTATCGCGGTCACCCGCAAAGATATCGTTTCCGAGTTCCGTACCCGGTACGCCCTGAATGCGATTTTGATGTTTGCGCTGGTGACGTTGACCGTCATATCTTTCGCGGTGGGTGCATTGGAACCCTCCAAAGAGATCATGGCGGCCCTTTTCTGGATAATACTCTTCTTTGCCGCCATGTCGGGTCTGGCGCAGGTTTTTATCAAGGAGGAAGAATCGGGGACAGCCATGATTCTTAAACTTTCCTCCGAAGGGGCCGTAATATTTTTCGGCAAACTCTTTTTCAATTTAATCCTTTTGAGCATTCTGGCCGTTTTGATTATCCCTCTTTTTATAGTGCTGCTGAAAACCTCGCCCGCCAATTGGGGGATTTTCCTGACCGGGGTGATTCTGGGGATAATCGGACTTTCGGGAGCAACCACTATCATTGCCGCCATTGTTTCCAAGGCAACCGTGAAAGGGGCGCTTTTCACGGTGTTGTCGTTCCCAGTGTTGATGCCGCTTCTGGTGGCTGTGATAGAAATCACAAAAGTGGCCTTCCTCGGAGGCGGTTATAAAGAGGTCTGGCCGCCGATGCAACTTATTATTACTTATGATGTTGTGATGATTACGCTGTCGCTTCTATTGTTCGATTTTGTCTGGCGGCAATGA